From Pseudomonas sp. LS1212, the proteins below share one genomic window:
- a CDS encoding TolC family outer membrane protein, protein MKWFKSSCAALAIIGLLESAQADNLLKHYRDALEHDAQFLAARALSQAGDEESILGLAGLLPNLSLDAQSNWSQAQYETFGGSLEHRRQSRSYGVQLRQPVFRWQSWVHYQQGKQQKAFARLQLGIAAQALILRVAKAYFDVLITKEVLDVLSRLREVDAEQLAGAKKHFELGNVSITDVHEAQASLDLVSARIIVARSKAGLARHELSRITGSPVGELRGLTGGVGMVLPQPADANDWVTSAERNSLEVQAQEVLLDIARNEVRSRKAEHLPSLDLVASKSMQQNPSVGTERGTTATIGLRMSMPLYAGGGTSAAVRKAKALAAKAEYELEDAKGAAALLAREAWAGVIDGVGQVRALEAAKISAESALAANRLGYKIGVRIGRDVLEMQSQYSDTLQRLSSARYDTLLAKLRLKAAVGALSEEDLVEVNLLLDEQA, encoded by the coding sequence ATGAAGTGGTTCAAGTCGTCTTGTGCGGCCTTGGCCATCATAGGTCTGCTGGAGTCTGCGCAAGCAGATAACCTTTTGAAGCATTACCGTGATGCGCTGGAGCACGATGCTCAATTTTTAGCTGCTCGGGCGCTAAGCCAGGCAGGGGACGAGGAGTCGATACTGGGGCTCGCAGGGCTGCTGCCGAATCTTTCTCTGGATGCTCAAAGCAATTGGAGTCAAGCCCAGTACGAGACATTTGGCGGTAGTCTTGAGCATCGACGGCAGAGTCGCAGCTATGGGGTCCAGCTCAGGCAGCCCGTTTTTCGCTGGCAGAGCTGGGTCCATTATCAACAGGGGAAACAACAAAAGGCGTTTGCACGGTTGCAGCTTGGCATTGCTGCTCAGGCGCTGATATTGCGTGTGGCGAAGGCCTATTTCGATGTCCTGATCACAAAAGAGGTGTTGGATGTGCTGAGTCGGCTGCGTGAAGTTGATGCCGAGCAGTTGGCCGGAGCGAAAAAGCATTTCGAGTTAGGCAACGTCAGTATTACTGATGTTCACGAGGCGCAGGCCAGTCTCGATCTTGTTTCTGCGCGAATTATCGTAGCCCGAAGCAAGGCTGGCCTGGCCCGCCATGAATTGAGCCGAATCACGGGGTCACCAGTTGGTGAGCTGCGCGGATTGACCGGCGGGGTGGGCATGGTCCTGCCGCAGCCTGCAGATGCCAATGACTGGGTAACGTCTGCAGAACGCAACAGCCTTGAGGTGCAGGCACAGGAAGTGCTGTTGGATATAGCGAGAAATGAAGTTCGAAGTCGCAAGGCCGAGCATCTGCCTTCTCTTGATCTTGTTGCCAGTAAAAGCATGCAGCAAAACCCCAGTGTAGGTACCGAGCGAGGCACCACTGCCACCATCGGTTTGCGCATGAGCATGCCGCTCTACGCAGGCGGTGGGACAAGCGCTGCTGTGCGCAAAGCCAAGGCGCTGGCAGCCAAGGCCGAATACGAGCTTGAGGATGCGAAGGGGGCTGCGGCATTGCTTGCGCGTGAGGCTTGGGCGGGGGTTATCGATGGAGTTGGGCAGGTGAGGGCATTGGAGGCTGCGAAAATATCCGCTGAGTCGGCGCTTGCCGCCAACCGGCTCGGCTACAAGATTGGTGTGCGGATAGGAAGGGATGTACTGGAAATGCAAAGCCAATACAGCGATACGCTTCAGCGCCTGTCCAGTGCCCGGTATGACACGCTGTTGGCCAAGTTACGTCTGAAGGCAGCGGTTGGTGCGCTAAGCGAAGAGGACCTTGTCGAGGTCAACCTCCTCTTGGATGAGCAAGCTTAG
- a CDS encoding IS3 family transposase (programmed frameshift) produces MTNSNDKSGELLGQERRRRWSPEQKLAMVRESLEPGQSVSVVARRNGINANQLFLWRKLYQDGSLSAVSAGEAVVPASELSDALKQIRELQRMLGKKTMEAEILKEAVEIARSRKLDCALTLVAGGRPVKLVSECLGVARSQLTVRIKQSALPKVRRNRPVDDAELVVEIQQQVSELPSYGYRRVWGLLRRVRETQLLPAINAKRVYRVMRDHNLLLERRLKQPGVPRRHEGRIAVKTSDTRWCSDGFEFRCEDGAKLSVTFALDCCDREAIGWVASPTGYSGDDIRDLMLESVEKRFGDQLPATPVQWLSDNGSAYTAEQTRLFARQIGLQPVTTPVRSPQSNGMAESFVKTIKRDYVAHMPKPDRETALRNLAIAFEHYNEEHPHSALKYRSPREFRRLAAASI; encoded by the exons ATGACTAACAGCAACGATAAGAGTGGGGAGCTTTTGGGCCAGGAGCGGCGGCGCCGCTGGAGCCCAGAGCAAAAACTGGCCATGGTTCGCGAGAGTCTTGAGCCAGGGCAAAGCGTTTCGGTGGTGGCTCGGCGTAACGGCATCAATGCCAACCAGCTGTTCCTCTGGCGCAAGCTGTACCAGGACGGCAGCTTGTCGGCGGTCAGTGCTGGCGAAGCCGTGGTGCCTGCCTCGGAGCTGAGCGATGCGCTCAAGCAGATCCGTGAACTGCAACGGATGCTGGGCAAGAAAACGATGGAAGCAGAAATCCTCAAAGAGGCCGTGGAGATCGCCCGCTCGCGAAAAT TGGATTGCGCACTCACCCTTGTTGCCGGGGGACGACCAGTGAAGCTGGTCAGCGAATGTCTCGGTGTGGCGCGCTCGCAATTAACGGTTCGAATCAAGCAATCAGCCTTGCCCAAGGTACGGCGAAACAGGCCCGTGGACGACGCTGAACTGGTGGTTGAAATCCAGCAACAGGTCAGCGAGCTGCCCAGCTATGGCTACCGTCGTGTCTGGGGATTACTGCGTCGCGTACGTGAAACCCAGTTGCTGCCCGCGATCAACGCGAAGCGGGTTTACCGGGTCATGCGTGATCACAATCTGCTGCTTGAGCGTCGACTCAAACAGCCCGGCGTGCCACGTCGACACGAAGGCCGTATTGCCGTGAAAACCAGTGATACGCGTTGGTGCTCGGACGGCTTTGAGTTTCGTTGCGAGGACGGCGCCAAACTGAGCGTGACCTTCGCCCTGGACTGCTGTGATCGCGAAGCCATCGGCTGGGTCGCCAGTCCAACGGGATACAGCGGTGATGATATCCGTGACTTGATGCTGGAGAGCGTGGAAAAGCGCTTTGGCGACCAACTGCCCGCCACGCCGGTGCAATGGCTAAGCGATAACGGTTCGGCCTATACCGCCGAACAGACGCGCCTGTTTGCTCGGCAGATCGGTTTGCAACCGGTGACCACGCCAGTACGCAGCCCGCAGAGCAACGGCATGGCTGAGAGCTTCGTGAAGACGATCAAGCGTGATTACGTGGCGCACATGCCCAAGCCGGATCGAGAAACGGCGCTACGCAACCTGGCCATTGCCTTCGAGCATTACAACGAGGAGCATCCGCACAGCGCCCTGAAATATCGCTCGCCGAGGGAGTTCAGGCGCTTGGCCGCAGCATCAATTTAA
- a CDS encoding cupin domain-containing protein translates to MSISFGISSSDFFSQYQEKKPLLLKKALSVACFSWRDVNEIVARSDVVSHDFKLSLGGVLPKHKYTESYLDVGTLRHRLLKPVVYDYLKNGATLIANKIKNEPLVDRYARQIAEFTGRQVISSAYVAFGSKDSFRCHWDTRDVFAIQLIGRKRWIVYEPSLAFPLYTQQSKDYEQQYPCPATPYMDFILEAGDIFYLPLGWWHNPLPLGEATFHLAVGTFPAHAMEYLSWVFRQMPEFVEARQTFGGWEEDRKKIIAVAKCLNGYITDPGNYHRFMDEFVGSTRVDSALAMEVLGNPNCSSVPDHAGIRLCASKPLAVSDRYIIANGTKLNLDNQGVQLIRCIAKHPRISLATLITKFPETDSVKLRQLVTELCRQDVLELTHY, encoded by the coding sequence ATGAGTATTTCCTTTGGTATTTCTTCGTCTGATTTTTTTTCACAATACCAAGAGAAAAAGCCGCTGCTGTTAAAGAAAGCTCTTTCCGTGGCGTGTTTTTCTTGGCGAGATGTGAATGAGATTGTTGCGCGGAGTGACGTAGTTTCCCACGACTTCAAGCTTTCGTTGGGTGGGGTTCTTCCCAAGCATAAATACACTGAAAGCTATTTGGATGTAGGTACTCTCCGGCATAGACTCCTCAAGCCTGTAGTCTACGACTACCTGAAAAATGGGGCTACGTTGATCGCCAACAAAATAAAAAACGAGCCATTGGTCGATCGATATGCACGGCAGATTGCCGAGTTTACCGGTAGGCAAGTCATCAGCAGTGCTTATGTGGCTTTCGGTAGTAAAGACTCATTCCGTTGCCACTGGGATACCCGCGACGTATTCGCAATTCAATTGATCGGGCGAAAGCGATGGATTGTTTACGAGCCCTCGCTGGCATTTCCGCTGTATACGCAGCAGAGTAAAGACTATGAGCAACAGTATCCCTGTCCTGCAACGCCGTATATGGACTTCATACTGGAGGCAGGAGATATTTTCTATTTGCCCCTGGGTTGGTGGCATAACCCGTTGCCGCTAGGGGAGGCGACGTTTCATTTGGCTGTGGGGACGTTTCCTGCTCATGCAATGGAATATTTGAGTTGGGTATTCAGGCAAATGCCGGAGTTCGTGGAGGCGCGACAAACCTTTGGTGGTTGGGAGGAAGATCGGAAAAAAATAATCGCGGTAGCGAAGTGTCTCAATGGCTATATTACGGATCCGGGAAACTACCATCGCTTCATGGACGAATTTGTTGGTTCGACTCGCGTCGATTCCGCACTAGCGATGGAAGTATTGGGTAATCCGAATTGCAGTTCTGTTCCTGATCATGCAGGCATCCGTTTGTGTGCCAGCAAACCGCTCGCCGTTTCTGATAGGTACATCATTGCTAATGGCACAAAGTTGAATCTAGATAATCAGGGGGTGCAGTTGATTCGGTGTATTGCGAAACATCCTCGTATAAGCCTTGCAACCTTGATTACAAAGTTTCCCGAGACGGACTCCGTCAAGCTGCGACAACTAGTTACCGAACTGTGCCGCCAGGATGTTCTAGAACTGACTCACTACTGA
- a CDS encoding peptidase domain-containing ABC transporter, which translates to MRVTLQAESSECGLACLVMVAGFHGLHHDLMSLRRRFSISIKGSNMSQLMRYAQSLEFSCRPLRLELEEMPKLHMPCILHWDMNHFVVLERVRGQWLYILDPAVGRRKLTLNEVSGHFTGVALELSPNIAFRPAQQKKARLRLSELTGRMTGFKRALGNIFVLALALELVALLVPQVTQWIVDVALVSADYDLLLLAVLGGCLLMAIDFILRMAQGWMALRLNQQLMLQWSRNLFNHLLRLPWPFFEKRQLGDITARFQSLGAIRNVLTNGAITAVLDGLVVMITLGMMLLYSATLAGIVLVALTLYAMLRVVFYKPLRSASEERIVLAARENSYFLETIRAVLPLKLFNVTSLRLATWQNLVVDVQNRDVTTQKMLLAFASLNTLIFGLEGIFLLYAGGKTVLEGAMSLGMLLAFIAYKSQFTGRASKLIDLGVEIRMLSLHAERLADIALEQVEPQSLVETDLSRLEPRIEFRGVSYRYAEGEPWVLRNLSFVIEAGDSVAIVGRSGCGKTTLFKLMLGMLGPTEGEILVGGVPLRQLGLQALRSLVGAVMQEDQLLAGSLSENIACFDPEANQDRVEEAARQANIHKAIVRMPMGYQTLVAEMGSGLSGGEKQRVLLARALYRQPKILALDEATSHLDIHSEQHVVEALHQMAVTRIAIAHRRETVALAKRLICLEKGAVVEDVRLDQPL; encoded by the coding sequence ATGAGAGTAACGCTACAAGCTGAAAGCTCGGAGTGTGGTTTGGCTTGTTTGGTCATGGTGGCAGGCTTCCATGGTCTACACCACGATTTGATGAGTCTGCGCAGGCGGTTCTCGATTTCAATCAAGGGCAGCAATATGTCTCAGTTGATGCGATACGCACAAAGCCTGGAGTTTTCCTGTCGACCACTGCGCCTTGAATTGGAGGAAATGCCGAAGCTCCACATGCCATGCATTCTGCATTGGGACATGAACCACTTCGTTGTGTTGGAGCGGGTGCGCGGTCAATGGTTGTACATCCTCGATCCAGCAGTAGGTCGTCGGAAGCTGACGCTGAATGAGGTTTCTGGACATTTCACTGGTGTAGCGCTCGAGTTGAGCCCCAATATCGCATTCCGACCGGCACAGCAGAAAAAAGCGCGATTACGATTAAGTGAGCTGACCGGGCGGATGACAGGCTTCAAGCGGGCATTGGGCAATATTTTCGTGCTGGCCCTTGCGCTTGAGCTTGTTGCCTTGTTGGTGCCCCAGGTTACCCAGTGGATAGTCGATGTTGCGTTGGTCTCGGCTGACTACGATCTGCTTTTGTTGGCGGTGCTGGGTGGGTGCCTGTTGATGGCAATCGACTTCATCTTGCGCATGGCGCAGGGCTGGATGGCACTGCGCTTGAATCAGCAATTAATGCTGCAGTGGTCGAGGAACCTGTTCAATCATCTGTTGCGTCTGCCTTGGCCCTTTTTTGAGAAGCGTCAGCTCGGAGATATCACAGCGCGCTTTCAGTCGCTGGGCGCCATTCGCAATGTGTTGACCAATGGCGCGATCACTGCGGTACTTGATGGACTGGTAGTGATGATTACCCTGGGCATGATGCTGCTCTACAGCGCTACTTTGGCCGGGATCGTACTCGTTGCTTTGACGTTGTATGCCATGCTGCGGGTGGTCTTTTACAAACCCTTACGCAGTGCTTCGGAGGAACGGATTGTCTTGGCTGCCAGAGAGAATTCTTACTTTCTGGAGACGATCCGCGCCGTTCTTCCGCTCAAGCTTTTCAACGTCACTTCATTGCGTCTGGCGACATGGCAAAACCTGGTTGTGGATGTGCAGAACCGGGATGTGACGACTCAGAAAATGCTGTTGGCCTTCGCCAGCCTCAACACCTTGATCTTCGGTCTGGAGGGGATTTTTTTACTCTATGCCGGTGGGAAGACTGTTTTGGAAGGTGCGATGTCGCTTGGCATGTTGCTGGCTTTCATTGCCTATAAAAGCCAGTTCACTGGCCGTGCGAGCAAGCTGATCGATCTTGGTGTTGAGATCCGCATGCTTTCACTGCATGCCGAGCGCCTGGCTGATATTGCCCTGGAGCAGGTTGAGCCGCAAAGCCTTGTGGAAACCGACTTGAGTCGTCTCGAACCGCGAATCGAATTCAGGGGTGTGTCGTACCGTTATGCCGAGGGTGAACCCTGGGTTCTGCGCAACCTGTCGTTTGTCATCGAGGCGGGAGACTCCGTTGCTATCGTGGGGCGATCAGGATGTGGGAAAACGACCCTGTTCAAGCTCATGCTTGGCATGCTCGGTCCAACTGAGGGGGAGATTCTCGTCGGCGGCGTACCCCTTAGGCAATTAGGGCTGCAGGCGTTACGCAGTCTGGTTGGGGCAGTCATGCAGGAGGATCAACTGCTGGCAGGCTCTTTGTCAGAAAACATTGCATGCTTCGATCCAGAGGCGAACCAGGATCGTGTAGAGGAAGCAGCGCGGCAGGCCAATATTCACAAGGCCATTGTTCGCATGCCCATGGGCTATCAGACGCTGGTGGCTGAAATGGGCAGTGGTCTTTCGGGTGGGGAGAAACAACGTGTGCTATTGGCGCGGGCGTTATACCGCCAGCCGAAAATTCTGGCTCTGGACGAAGCCACCAGTCACCTTGATATCCATAGCGAGCAGCATGTTGTGGAAGCTTTGCATCAGATGGCAGTCACTCGTATCGCCATTGCCCATCGTCGAGAAACGGTCGCACTGGCAAAACGACTGATTTGTCTGGAGAAGGGCGCGGTTGTTGAAGATGTTCGCCTGGATCAACCGCTATGA
- a CDS encoding HlyD family secretion protein produces the protein MADLSGENTSLFRTEVISFSRQQGMGHVLIHQPWGYRVATALAGVLILLILAFGYFGTYTRKATVNGLLVPENGMLRLTASSTGLLTDVKVVEGQQVKAGEVLFIISGERLSIAGGTQKLISEQLNQRLLLMERNRALADDRLAGQVRMADSRLAVISEELRQFQEEIRLLKRRTALAQAHLERQQELVRAGFISIAQLQQAEAEQLTIKGQQQSIQRARNSLNRERTELLAQRQDMLLRHQSEISEVDRGIALVRQEQVESDVRSEQVVVSPFDGLVTGVSVQRGQHVAAGTLIASLIPHGAILSAHIYFDSRRVGFIEAGQPVLLRYAAYPYQKFGMGRGGGSRSYEKSLCGFRTASPCCQRHRGYRGLN, from the coding sequence ATGGCTGATCTGTCAGGCGAAAACACTTCGCTGTTTCGTACCGAAGTGATTTCTTTCAGTCGGCAACAAGGCATGGGCCACGTACTGATCCACCAGCCCTGGGGCTACCGAGTGGCTACTGCGTTGGCAGGTGTTTTAATTCTGCTGATATTGGCATTTGGCTATTTTGGAACCTACACACGTAAGGCCACCGTCAACGGCTTGCTGGTGCCCGAGAACGGCATGCTGCGCCTGACTGCGAGCAGTACGGGATTGCTCACTGACGTAAAGGTTGTCGAAGGGCAGCAGGTTAAAGCTGGGGAGGTGCTTTTCATCATTTCCGGTGAGCGCCTATCTATTGCAGGTGGAACCCAGAAGCTCATATCCGAACAGCTCAACCAACGCTTGCTACTGATGGAACGTAATCGTGCTCTTGCAGATGACCGGCTCGCTGGGCAGGTGCGCATGGCCGACAGCCGTCTGGCGGTTATTTCCGAGGAGTTGCGCCAGTTCCAGGAAGAAATTCGCCTTCTGAAGCGCCGTACAGCATTGGCGCAAGCCCACCTGGAGCGCCAGCAGGAACTGGTGAGGGCAGGATTCATTTCCATCGCCCAACTCCAGCAGGCCGAAGCGGAGCAGCTTACGATCAAGGGGCAGCAACAGAGTATTCAACGTGCTCGAAACAGCCTTAATCGCGAGCGTACAGAGTTGTTGGCGCAACGACAGGACATGCTGCTACGACATCAATCAGAGATATCCGAAGTCGATAGAGGCATTGCGCTCGTCAGGCAGGAGCAGGTTGAAAGCGACGTCCGTAGCGAGCAAGTTGTCGTGTCACCCTTTGACGGCCTTGTTACTGGCGTGAGCGTGCAGCGCGGTCAGCATGTCGCCGCCGGTACGTTGATTGCTAGCTTGATTCCGCACGGAGCGATCTTGTCCGCTCATATCTATTTCGACTCTCGTCGGGTGGGTTTTATCGAAGCTGGTCAGCCTGTGCTGTTGCGCTATGCGGCGTACCCGTACCAAAAATTTGGTATGGGGCGTGGGGGAGGTAGTCGGTCTTACGAAAAGTCCTTATGCGGCTTCAGAACTGCCTCTCCATGTTGTCAGCGCCATCGGGGTTACCGGGGCCTCAACTGA
- the rnr gene encoding ribonuclease R: MADWQSLDPEAAREAEKYENPIPSRELILAHLADRGSPASREQLVEEFGLTTEDQLEALRRRLRAMERDGQLIYTRRGTYAPVDKLDLILGRISGHRDGFGFLIPDDGSDDLFLSPGQMRLVFDGDRALARVSGLDRRGRREGMIVEVISRAHESIVGRYFEEGGIGFVTPDNPKVQQEVLITPGRNAGAKVGQFVEVKITHWPTPRFQSQGDIVEVVGNYMAPGMEIDVALRTYDIPHVWPEAVLKEAAKLKPQVEEKDKEKRIDLRHLPFVTIDGEDARDFDDAVYCEAKGGKLRLFSGGWKLYVAIADVSSYVKLGSALDDEAQVRGNSVYFPERVVPMLPEQLSNGLCSLNPKVDRLAMVCEMTISKTGQMVDYQFYEAVIHSQARLTYNKVSTMLEHSRTAEAKKLRGEYGDVVPHLKQLYALYKVLIAARHTRGAIDFETMETRIIFGAERKIAEITPTIRNDAHKLIEECMLAANVATAEFLKKHEIPALYRVHDGPPPERLEKLRAFLGELGLSLHRGKEGPSPKDYQALLESIKDRPDFHLIQTVMLRSLSQAVYSSDNHGHFGLNYEAYTHFTSPIRRYPDLLTHRAIRSVIHSKQDTPHVKRAGAMTIPKARIYPYDENSLEQLGEQCSMSERRADEATRDVVNWLKCEFMKDRVGESFPGVITAVTGFGLFVELTDIYVEGLVHVTALPGDYYHFDPVHHRLSGERTGRTFRLGDTVEVRVMRVDLDERKIDFEMAEKTLSAPIGRKHRKAEPAAEKAPASTKPGRRTKEAAPVEAYRSSDAAAKNAEVRKSREMKKALLAEAKGSHAAGGKTSKAPAGKPAKPTKHRKGPPKPGAARKPKAKS, translated from the coding sequence ATGGCCGATTGGCAGTCCCTCGATCCCGAGGCCGCTCGTGAAGCGGAAAAATACGAAAACCCTATTCCTAGCCGCGAACTGATCCTGGCGCATCTCGCCGATCGGGGTTCGCCCGCTAGCCGCGAGCAGTTGGTAGAAGAGTTCGGTCTGACCACGGAAGACCAGCTCGAAGCCCTGCGCCGCCGCCTGCGCGCCATGGAGCGCGACGGCCAATTGATTTATACGCGCCGTGGCACTTACGCCCCGGTCGACAAGCTCGACTTGATCCTGGGCCGCATCAGCGGCCACCGCGACGGTTTCGGTTTCCTGATCCCGGACGACGGCAGCGATGACCTGTTCCTGAGCCCCGGGCAGATGCGCCTGGTGTTCGATGGCGACCGCGCCCTGGCCCGGGTTTCCGGCCTGGATCGCCGTGGCCGTCGCGAAGGGATGATTGTCGAGGTCATTTCCCGCGCTCATGAAAGCATCGTTGGCCGTTACTTCGAAGAAGGCGGCATCGGCTTCGTGACCCCCGACAACCCCAAGGTCCAGCAGGAAGTGCTGATCACGCCGGGGCGCAATGCCGGGGCCAAGGTGGGTCAGTTCGTCGAAGTGAAGATCACGCATTGGCCGACCCCGCGCTTCCAGTCGCAAGGCGACATTGTCGAAGTCGTTGGCAACTACATGGCGCCGGGCATGGAAATCGACGTCGCGCTGCGTACCTACGATATTCCTCATGTATGGCCCGAGGCCGTGCTCAAGGAAGCGGCCAAACTCAAGCCGCAAGTGGAAGAGAAGGACAAGGAAAAGCGCATCGATCTGCGCCACCTGCCTTTCGTCACTATCGACGGCGAAGATGCTCGCGACTTTGACGACGCGGTTTACTGCGAAGCCAAGGGCGGCAAGCTGCGCCTGTTCTCCGGCGGCTGGAAGCTGTACGTCGCCATCGCTGACGTGTCCAGCTATGTGAAGCTCGGCTCGGCGCTGGATGATGAAGCCCAGGTGCGTGGCAACTCGGTGTATTTCCCCGAGCGCGTGGTGCCGATGTTGCCCGAGCAGTTGTCCAATGGCCTGTGCTCGCTGAACCCGAAAGTCGATCGCTTGGCCATGGTCTGTGAAATGACCATCTCCAAGACCGGTCAGATGGTCGATTACCAGTTCTATGAAGCGGTGATTCACTCGCAGGCGCGCCTGACCTACAACAAGGTCAGCACCATGCTCGAGCATTCGCGCACCGCCGAAGCGAAAAAGCTGCGTGGCGAATATGGCGACGTGGTCCCGCACCTCAAGCAACTCTATGCGCTGTACAAGGTGTTGATCGCTGCCCGTCATACTCGTGGCGCGATCGATTTCGAAACGATGGAAACCCGGATCATCTTCGGGGCCGAGCGCAAGATCGCCGAAATCACCCCGACCATTCGCAACGATGCGCACAAGCTGATCGAAGAGTGCATGCTGGCGGCCAACGTGGCTACCGCTGAGTTCCTCAAGAAGCATGAGATCCCGGCGTTGTATCGGGTCCACGATGGTCCGCCGCCGGAGCGTCTGGAGAAATTGCGGGCTTTCCTGGGTGAATTGGGCCTGTCCCTGCACAGGGGCAAGGAAGGGCCGTCGCCGAAGGACTACCAGGCGCTGCTCGAGTCGATCAAGGATCGTCCGGACTTCCACCTGATCCAGACCGTGATGCTGCGTTCGTTGAGCCAGGCGGTGTACAGCTCGGACAACCACGGCCACTTCGGCCTGAACTACGAAGCCTATACCCACTTCACTTCGCCGATCCGCCGTTATCCGGACCTGCTCACGCACCGGGCGATCCGCAGCGTCATCCATTCCAAACAGGACACCCCGCACGTCAAGCGTGCCGGCGCGATGACGATTCCGAAGGCGCGGATCTACCCGTACGACGAGAACAGCCTGGAGCAGTTGGGCGAGCAGTGCTCGATGAGCGAACGCCGCGCCGACGAAGCGACCCGCGACGTGGTGAACTGGCTCAAGTGCGAGTTCATGAAGGATCGCGTCGGCGAAAGCTTCCCGGGCGTGATCACGGCGGTGACCGGTTTCGGCCTGTTCGTCGAGCTGACCGACATCTATGTCGAAGGCCTGGTGCATGTCACCGCCTTGCCGGGTGACTACTACCACTTCGACCCTGTGCATCACCGCCTGTCCGGCGAGCGCACCGGGCGTACCTTCCGCCTGGGCGATACGGTGGAAGTGCGGGTCATGCGCGTCGACCTCGACGAGCGCAAGATCGATTTCGAGATGGCGGAGAAAACCCTCAGCGCGCCGATCGGTCGCAAGCACCGTAAAGCTGAACCAGCGGCAGAAAAAGCACCCGCGTCCACCAAGCCTGGACGTCGTACCAAGGAAGCGGCACCGGTCGAAGCCTATCGCTCGTCCGATGCCGCGGCGAAAAACGCCGAAGTACGCAAAAGCCGTGAAATGAAGAAGGCGCTGCTGGCCGAAGCCAAGGGCAGCCACGCCGCTGGCGGCAAGACCAGCAAGGCGCCGGCGGGCAAGCCAGCCAAGCCGACCAAACATCGTAAAGGCCCGCCAAAGCCGGGCGCGGCGCGTAAACCTAAGGCCAAGTCATGA
- a CDS encoding extracellular solute-binding protein yields the protein MLIRKNLLSSSLFRGLAISVLGVVLAAPVVQAADPVSITLYNGQHKEIGVAIAKAFEAKTGIYVNVRKGSSNQLASQVIEEGDRSPADVIYTEESPPLNNLGELGLLAKIDDATLQVLPKDYVAANGSWMGVTARTRVVAYNPKLIDEKDLPKSVMDFAQPEWQGKVGFVPTSSAFQEQAVAIIKLNGRDAAEEWLTNLRAFGKTYTNNMVALKAVENGEVATVLVNNYYWYALKKEKGQLDSRLYYLADGDVGGLVTISSAAALKSSKHPKEAQQLLAYMASEEGQRVITQTTAEYPLHQGMESDQGLKPFNELRPPKITPADIGNAEEALELEREVGLI from the coding sequence ATGTTGATCCGAAAAAACCTGCTTTCGAGCAGCCTGTTTCGCGGCCTGGCCATTTCAGTTCTAGGCGTGGTACTGGCAGCTCCGGTCGTTCAGGCCGCCGACCCGGTATCCATCACCCTCTACAACGGCCAACACAAGGAAATCGGCGTCGCCATCGCCAAGGCCTTTGAAGCCAAGACCGGCATTTACGTCAATGTGCGCAAGGGCAGCAGCAATCAGCTGGCCAGCCAGGTGATCGAGGAAGGTGACCGCTCCCCGGCTGACGTGATCTATACCGAAGAGTCGCCGCCACTGAACAATCTCGGCGAACTGGGGCTGCTGGCCAAGATCGACGATGCCACCCTGCAGGTACTGCCCAAGGATTATGTCGCCGCCAACGGCTCCTGGATGGGCGTGACTGCGCGCACCCGCGTCGTCGCTTACAACCCTAAGCTGATCGACGAGAAAGACCTGCCCAAGTCGGTAATGGATTTCGCCCAGCCCGAGTGGCAAGGCAAGGTCGGTTTCGTGCCGACCAGTAGCGCGTTTCAGGAGCAGGCCGTGGCCATTATCAAGCTCAATGGCCGCGATGCCGCCGAAGAGTGGCTGACGAATTTGCGGGCATTCGGCAAGACGTACACAAACAATATGGTGGCGCTCAAGGCTGTGGAAAACGGTGAAGTCGCTACAGTGCTGGTGAACAACTACTACTGGTATGCCTTGAAGAAAGAGAAAGGCCAGCTCGACTCGCGCCTTTACTACCTGGCCGATGGTGACGTCGGTGGCCTGGTTACCATTTCCAGCGCCGCTGCGCTGAAATCCAGCAAGCATCCCAAGGAAGCGCAGCAGTTGTTGGCTTACATGGCCAGCGAAGAAGGCCAACGCGTGATCACTCAGACCACCGCCGAATATCCCCTGCACCAGGGCATGGAGTCCGACCAGGGCCTCAAGCCTTTCAATGAGCTGCGCCCACCGAAGATCACCCCGGCAGACATCGGCAACGCCGAAGAAGCACTGGAGCTGGAACGTGAAGTTGGCTTGATCTGA